In Streptomyces sp. NBC_00344, the genomic window TCCCAGAATTGTGCAGCATTTGTTCAGGTGAATGACAAATTAGGCCGGAGGTCTCCCGGGCCCGAACTGCCGGGCCGCAGGGGGCGCGTGCCCGGTGTCAGTGCCTGCCCGCGCTCAGCTTCAGGTCCTGGCTGAGGGCGGAGTAGGCCGACTTGGCCCGGTAGTTCTCGTCCATGATGTTCGCCGCACCCTCACCGGGAAACGTCGCGGGCACCCAGGAGTACCTGTCGGTGAAGCCCCAGACGGTGAAGTCGGTGCAGTGCCGGGTGAGCAGACAGCCCTGCAGCAGTACGCTGTACGCCTCGTTCTGCGCCTCCGACTTGGTGGCGTCGACGGGAAGGGTGATCCGGACGTCCGCCTCGGTGACCGCGGTGTCGAGACCGAGGGCCTCGAAGCGCGCCATGTTGTCCGCGATGTCGTGCGGGGCGATGTACTGAACGTCCAGGTGACCCTGGATCCCGACTCCGTCGATGGGGACATGCTGCTTCCGCAGCTGGGCGACCAGGTCGCGCAGGGCGGTGCTCTTCGCGTTGACACCCTCGATGTTGTAGTCGTTGATGAACAACTTGGCCCGGGGGTCCGCCTGATGGGCCCAGCGGAAGGCGTCGGCGATATAACCCGGGCCGAGCTTCTGGAGCCAGATGCTGTCCCGCAGGGTGCCGTCGTCGTTGAAGGCCTCATTGACGACGTCCCACTGCCAGATCCTGCCCTTGAAGTGGGTCATCTCGTCGGTGATGTGCCGGTGCAGGATGTCCCGCAGCTCGTCGCTGCTGAAGTCTCCGGCGGTGAGCCAGGAGGGCAGCTGGCTGTGCCAGACCAGGGTGTGTCCGCGGACCAGCTGCCCGTGAGTCCCGGCGAAGTCGACCAGCCGGTCGGCGGCGCTCCAGTCGTAGCTGCCGCGCTCGGGCTCGACGACCTCCCATTTCATGACGTTCTCCGGGGTGACGGAGGTGAACTCCCCGGCAACGGCGGCCCGATAGGGTGCGTCGCCGGCGAGCGCGGTGGTGTCGACCGCCGTGCCGATGCGCAGTCCGGCCCGCAGACCGAGGCCGCCGAGGGAGTCCGGCGACGCCTGGTGCTCCGGCTTGCTGTGACGGGCGGCGGCCGGGCCGGCCGCGGACGCTTCCGGCAGGGTGAGGGCCGAGACGAGCAGGGCTGTGGCAGCGATTCCGGCCATGGCGCAGTGTCGGGTTCTG contains:
- a CDS encoding endo-1,4-beta-xylanase, with protein sequence MLRTRHCAMAGIAATALLVSALTLPEASAAGPAAARHSKPEHQASPDSLGGLGLRAGLRIGTAVDTTALAGDAPYRAAVAGEFTSVTPENVMKWEVVEPERGSYDWSAADRLVDFAGTHGQLVRGHTLVWHSQLPSWLTAGDFSSDELRDILHRHITDEMTHFKGRIWQWDVVNEAFNDDGTLRDSIWLQKLGPGYIADAFRWAHQADPRAKLFINDYNIEGVNAKSTALRDLVAQLRKQHVPIDGVGIQGHLDVQYIAPHDIADNMARFEALGLDTAVTEADVRITLPVDATKSEAQNEAYSVLLQGCLLTRHCTDFTVWGFTDRYSWVPATFPGEGAANIMDENYRAKSAYSALSQDLKLSAGRH